Genomic DNA from Acidobacteriota bacterium:
AAGAACCTGTACGCTTTGTCTCCATCAGCGTCGATCCGGCTTACGACCGGCCCCAGGTGCTGGCCCGGTACGCGCGCCGCTACGGCGCCGACACTTCGCGCTGGCATTTCCTCACCGGGCCTCCCGACGACACCGTCCGCCTGGTCGTCAATGGTTTCTTCACCGCCGTCCAGCGCGGCCGGGCCGAGTCGGCTGAAACGGCGGTCAATCCCTCGGAGATCATTCACGGGACCCATTTTCTGCTCATAGACGTCCAAGGAAGGGTGCGGGGCATTTATGACATTGCAGACCCGGATTTCCAGCAGCGGCTTGTGCGCGACATCCGCCGTCTCAGCCAT
This window encodes:
- a CDS encoding SCO family protein; protein product: MTIRSVVIGVVLAAFIVAGWVAFRLYTRDPAIAGQRPDKLEVLWEAPEFSLINSRGETVTRQDLSGYVWVADFMFTRCPGPCPLMTRAMLELQEIIQPEEPVRFVSISVDPAYDRPQVLARYARRYGADTSRWHFLTGPPDDTVRLVVNGFFTAVQRGRAESAETAVNPSEIIHGTHFLLIDVQGRVRGIYDIADPDFQQRLVRDIRRLSHSAVMPS